TGCGACCCGCCGCCTGACGCCAAACCGTGTGATCAGCTTTGCCGTCGCCGTCAAAATCGCCCGGTGTAACGAAATCGCTGTTCAGACCCCATGACTGAACGGTATCGATGAATGTCTCGTTGGTCCGATTGTAGAACGTCAACTGTCCGCCGAGTCCGCCGGGCCCCGGCCTTACCAGAGCAAAGTCGGTAAGTCCGTCTGCGTTGAAATCAACATTTGGCTTCTGAGCCTGTCCACAGCGTGTGTAGCCCGAAGCAGTATTCTTGGGGATGGGGCCCGTAACGATATACGTGTCGTTGTTGTTATTGTCCGTGTCGCGGCAGCCGCCGAGTTTCCTGATCACGCCTTGCGTAGCTGCCAGAGCCACACCGTTGTTAGCTGTTACACCGCCCTCAGCGTTGTTCGCGGCACCGTAGGAGATGAGATCAATGATGTTCGGGTCCGGAAGCGGACACGGCGTCGCAGTGGCTCCGCATGTGTTTATCGGGAAGTTCGCCGCGACTACGAGAGCTACCTTGCCGCTGGCTCCCGACATTGAAAGATTCGTCGTGGTCGCGTCGGGATTCGGGACCGGAACGCCGCCTGCTCCTGCACCTCCGGTCTGCACCAGAAAATATTGTCCCGGCTGCAGCGTAACATTCGGCAATGCGAACGCATTTGTTGCAGTGCTTGCAAATTGCCCGGTCGCGGAACCGTAATAAAGCGAAAGGCCGTTTAATGACTGAGCCGTTGCCGAGATGTTCCGCAATTCGACGTAGTCATTATTGTAGACGCCGGTCGCACCGCCGCCGCCGCCATATACCTGGCTAATAGTGATGGTTGTGCTGACCATGGCCGCGTCGGGCCTCGTGATGTCAAATTTCACGCGTTTCGCTTCCTGTGCTGAAACCATGGAAGGAACTGCCGCGCATACTGCAAAAACTGCCGCAGCAGCAAAAAGACTGCCGAATATAGATCTCGCTTTCATATAAACTCCTCGAGCCGTGCAAAGAAAATAGCCTTATCGGTTTGTCGCCGCATCTCCCGGCGGCAACCGCAAATATAGTTGGCGGTTCAATTAAGACTTGGCAGAATCATAGCATAAATAATTGAAAATGCTAGCCGGTACGCGGATTTTTTGTCGGCGAAAGCCTCAATTATCTGTTACAATTTCAACAATATAAAAGCGTGATGATCTATGGGCTCAGAAGTTTTGGCCTTTTACTGATGACGGCACTATTTGCTGCCGTTGTCCTTTCACAGGTCAGGCCGCCCGACGACGGCGAAACCATCCGCGTCGAGACCAACCTGATCGAAGTACCGGTCGCCGTTTATGACCGGAACGGCGGGATTGTC
This sequence is a window from Acidobacteriota bacterium. Protein-coding genes within it:
- a CDS encoding lamin tail domain-containing protein, with product MKARSIFGSLFAAAAVFAVCAAVPSMVSAQEAKRVKFDITRPDAAMVSTTITISQVYGGGGGATGVYNNDYVELRNISATAQSLNGLSLYYGSATGQFASTATNAFALPNVTLQPGQYFLVQTGGAGAGGVPVPNPDATTTNLSMSGASGKVALVVAANFPINTCGATATPCPLPDPNIIDLISYGAANNAEGGVTANNGVALAATQGVIRKLGGCRDTDNNNNDTYIVTGPIPKNTASGYTRCGQAQKPNVDFNADGLTDFALVRPGPGGLGGQLTFYNRTNETFIDTVQSWGLNSDFVTPGDFDGDGKADHTVWRQAAGRNSGFYILRSTDATAQFIPFGQAGDDPFIVRDYDGDGKSDPAIYRQGSSPTDPSTFWYFSSLNQVQTAVSWGLGSDSAVPGDYDGDGKADFGVIRDIGAGQMVFIALLSGSGTAQYVSWGLATDNFVPGDYDGDGITDLAVTRNNGGNILWIIRPSSGEPVIWSNWGVFGTDYEVQGDYDGDGRTDIGIWRPSTTPNASAFYFLRSTGGFGFKDWGTSEDIPTGYDVH